One genomic region from Leptolyngbyaceae cyanobacterium JSC-12 encodes:
- a CDS encoding hypothetical protein (IMG reference gene:2510094275), translating into MQMCRFQHVPFSLTWLVLLTIPAQAGPGALSPCQRYTHNQQVHLELTEPSQEEDQFTKHLINEEFKALNSRSYRCLTTKNKRAVVFINFSNQSEALAIQERLKSEMPSLVGRIQVK; encoded by the coding sequence ATGCAAATGTGTAGATTTCAACATGTACCGTTTTCATTAACCTGGTTAGTCTTATTAACAATACCTGCACAGGCAGGACCAGGTGCTCTTAGTCCGTGCCAAAGGTATACACATAACCAGCAAGTACACCTAGAACTTACCGAACCATCCCAGGAAGAAGATCAATTCACTAAGCACCTTATCAACGAAGAATTCAAAGCTTTGAATTCCCGCAGCTATCGTTGTCTGACCACAAAAAACAAAAGGGCAGTAGTATTTATTAACTTCTCGAATCAATCTGAAGCTCTCGCAATCCAGGAAAGATTAAAGTCTGAGATGCCTTCCCTTGTAGGGAGGATACAAGTAAAATAA
- a CDS encoding hypothetical protein (IMG reference gene:2510094276) — protein sequence MLGVPTPSTQFEDFGYLQSNQRISLVNTSQSNDTFQFYLEKEGYVTASTDAVDATLSLLSSSGRVIEQSDSDLVRKIIPGLYFIKAETPSGKYAIQVKHSRNPDLPPLKFEDMQFIGHEGAVGTVKVSLKQKPLKPITAVFNPDRIQYTTADTDGDITNVTKKELKFTPKDWNKPKTIAFVAEWDNTSSNAERELGYEIQDGNRKKAFEKAIGTVTNTYAPDPTKFNVLVDYRMVENNPAWTQARRSWLEQEINKWVARIRNELQPYDDRFNVFIDQAPFSTYAHVDDMIIFISEDNTPGALARTGAMYGNLAGEDTYPRLITMRFNSDVYQDTELQFRELVSHEMTHALGMVALEDNGLGFQHLQGSPVHTAFNGPYARAANGNQAVPLYSQDTSNEDDRIHVRNSVNSIMVDNLDNAPSSFPTTLDWAILADHGWLVQGVN from the coding sequence ATGCTCGGTGTTCCTACTCCATCTACTCAGTTTGAAGACTTTGGCTATCTCCAATCTAACCAAAGAATTTCTCTAGTCAACACTTCTCAATCTAATGATACCTTTCAGTTTTACTTGGAGAAGGAGGGGTACGTCACAGCAAGTACAGATGCCGTGGATGCCACCCTATCTTTATTGTCGTCAAGCGGTAGAGTTATTGAGCAGTCGGACTCGGACCTGGTTCGCAAAATCATTCCTGGACTTTACTTTATTAAAGCTGAAACCCCTTCTGGTAAATATGCTATTCAAGTTAAGCATTCTAGAAATCCAGACCTACCACCTTTGAAATTTGAAGATATGCAGTTCATTGGTCATGAAGGGGCTGTTGGCACAGTAAAAGTAAGTCTGAAGCAGAAACCGTTAAAACCTATCACCGCAGTATTTAACCCGGATCGTATTCAGTACACTACAGCGGATACAGACGGGGATATAACTAACGTTACTAAGAAGGAACTAAAGTTCACGCCGAAAGATTGGAACAAACCCAAAACGATCGCATTTGTTGCGGAGTGGGATAACACTTCTAGCAATGCAGAACGGGAGCTTGGTTACGAGATACAAGACGGTAACCGTAAGAAAGCCTTTGAAAAAGCGATCGGCACAGTGACAAACACTTACGCGCCTGACCCAACTAAGTTTAATGTCCTGGTCGATTACCGTATGGTTGAGAACAACCCCGCCTGGACGCAAGCTCGTCGTAGCTGGCTAGAGCAGGAAATTAATAAATGGGTGGCTCGAATTAGAAATGAGCTGCAACCTTACGACGACCGTTTTAATGTTTTTATCGACCAGGCTCCATTTAGTACGTATGCCCATGTGGATGACATGATCATTTTTATAAGTGAAGACAACACGCCTGGGGCATTAGCCAGAACAGGTGCTATGTACGGAAATTTAGCTGGTGAGGACACTTATCCTCGACTAATTACGATGCGTTTTAACTCAGACGTATATCAAGATACTGAGCTGCAATTTAGAGAGCTGGTTTCCCATGAAATGACTCATGCACTTGGTATGGTTGCATTAGAAGATAACGGTTTAGGTTTCCAGCATTTGCAGGGTTCCCCTGTACACACTGCTTTTAATGGTCCCTATGCTCGTGCAGCCAATGGTAACCAAGCCGTTCCGTTGTATTCACAAGATACGTCCAACGAAGACGATCGAATTCACGTTCGGAACAGTGTGAATTCGATTATGGTTGACAATTTAGATAATGCACCATCAAGTTTTCCAACCACTTTGGATTGGGCTATTCTCGCAGACCACGGCTGGTTAGTACAGGGCGTCAATTGA
- a CDS encoding FG-GAP repeat-containing protein (IMG reference gene:2510094277~PFAM: FG-GAP repeat) yields MFLEINNFMKKQLFAALTAVATVAIGAVEAKADVIWGQANSPVPYENAEPFIGTQLDGLTETQLNVPWSVGCPSESSSSVARVYGFADFNQDGNKDVLYHLSDGDVYIALGTGAWNTYSSCVLLQNVPLDWYAVPAKLVGDGHVDIAWHNKSSGAFGLWEMNGTAVAGYAGVSGADTIPPEWILSASSDFNADGKDDLVWRNTTSGQNAIWVLDNGTIVDVKFLTDVPSGWYIRGAGDYNGDGKPDLLWWSPSAAPDGLTAVWVLNEYLQITAAPLLTSPGANYIPLGGWD; encoded by the coding sequence ATGTTTCTTGAAATTAATAACTTTATGAAAAAGCAACTCTTTGCTGCACTTACAGCAGTTGCTACTGTCGCAATTGGGGCAGTAGAGGCTAAAGCCGATGTCATTTGGGGTCAGGCTAACAGCCCAGTTCCTTACGAAAATGCTGAACCGTTTATTGGTACACAACTAGACGGGCTAACTGAAACACAGTTGAATGTACCTTGGTCTGTTGGTTGTCCTTCTGAGTCTTCTTCGAGTGTTGCGAGAGTTTATGGTTTTGCAGATTTTAACCAAGATGGCAATAAGGACGTTCTCTATCACCTATCTGACGGCGATGTTTACATTGCTTTAGGTACCGGTGCTTGGAACACCTACTCTTCTTGTGTACTTTTGCAAAACGTACCTCTTGATTGGTATGCTGTCCCCGCTAAATTAGTGGGTGATGGACATGTAGACATTGCTTGGCATAACAAATCTAGTGGTGCTTTTGGACTTTGGGAGATGAACGGTACGGCTGTTGCTGGATATGCTGGAGTTTCGGGTGCAGATACTATTCCTCCTGAATGGATTCTATCCGCATCATCAGACTTTAACGCTGACGGAAAGGATGATCTTGTTTGGCGGAACACCACATCAGGACAGAACGCTATTTGGGTGTTAGACAACGGAACCATCGTTGATGTGAAGTTTCTGACAGATGTACCTTCTGGTTGGTATATTCGTGGGGCAGGAGATTACAACGGTGATGGTAAGCCTGATTTATTGTGGTGGTCACCTTCTGCAGCTCCAGATGGACTAACTGCAGTTTGGGTACTAAATGAGTATCTGCAGATTACTGCTGCTCCTTTGCTAACATCCCCTGGTGCTAACTACATTCCTTTAGGTGGTTGGGATTAA
- a CDS encoding hypothetical protein (IMG reference gene:2510094278), whose translation MTTRFVGVGTTQVELVNGALNYITSEGSVNRSAIVGGDLGEDPLVICSDLKDVQQSVAEITLPSRLRQVVSESLISIFGLEAALKLTSGQILLPFNTPKVPAVQILKRYENFILRRASDIYKR comes from the coding sequence ATGACCACCCGTTTTGTTGGTGTCGGTACCACACAGGTGGAGCTTGTAAACGGTGCTTTGAACTACATAACAAGTGAGGGTAGTGTTAATAGATCAGCAATAGTAGGAGGAGATTTAGGTGAAGACCCTTTAGTAATTTGTTCAGACCTAAAAGATGTTCAGCAGTCTGTTGCCGAAATTACACTGCCATCCCGTTTAAGGCAAGTAGTTAGCGAGAGTCTAATTTCTATCTTTGGTTTAGAAGCAGCACTAAAACTAACAAGTGGTCAAATCTTACTGCCTTTCAACACACCAAAAGTTCCAGCAGTCCAAATTCTTAAACGGTATGAAAACTTCATTTTAAGACGTGCTTCAGACATATATAAAAGATAA
- a CDS encoding hypothetical protein (IMG reference gene:2510094279): MKAHYSPSLEQVLWLAKQHGFLESVLTKQQTISDVYFKWEKLAKYTLFTELYTFLDFNKQRYEELTEIINRDSIPILENLNDEVFTDKEFKVVSEIRRLRHFVDRLPPDEDEYLYDEARSLVQVKHYMSRQEPNSGYNHSFLLREVESLNPFPISIGLPAGLKMNDEELESDELTLVVSSLGLEPYHINNFLGSIVSVRLINKTKHKFEKPPWVQENN, translated from the coding sequence ATGAAAGCACACTATTCGCCGTCACTTGAACAAGTACTTTGGTTAGCAAAACAGCATGGGTTTTTAGAGTCTGTACTAACTAAACAGCAGACCATTTCAGACGTTTACTTTAAGTGGGAAAAATTAGCCAAATACACTTTGTTTACGGAGTTGTACACGTTTCTAGATTTCAATAAACAAAGATACGAGGAACTCACCGAGATTATTAATCGAGATTCGATACCAATTTTGGAAAATCTCAATGACGAAGTGTTTACAGATAAAGAGTTTAAAGTCGTATCAGAGATACGTCGGTTGCGGCACTTTGTTGACAGGCTACCTCCTGACGAAGATGAATATCTATATGATGAGGCTAGAAGTCTAGTCCAAGTCAAACACTACATGAGTAGGCAAGAGCCTAATTCAGGCTACAACCATAGTTTTTTGTTAAGAGAAGTAGAAAGTCTAAACCCCTTTCCTATTTCGATTGGATTGCCAGCTGGGTTGAAGATGAATGACGAAGAATTGGAGAGTGACGAACTAACTTTGGTAGTTAGTTCGTTGGGTCTTGAGCCGTACCATATTAATAATTTCTTAGGCAGCATCGTCAGTGTTAGGCTAATCAACAAAACAAAACACAAGTTTGAAAAACCTCCGTGGGTGCAAGAGAATAATTAA
- a CDS encoding hypothetical protein (IMG reference gene:2510094280): MNLTTLLKQVDKGLYKREDTVISTELVDFCLWYSETQPNLYPPDWHRWLGSIVIGCCRTVFWQQLDVLNVTHNYYCNRNKITNFRCFDRDHLESLHPVVNWSHVKHEDIRTYFEERYCCVADTYTNLKQVEEKYPDISGDFQQQAAFYLSVDVSVINQAWGDFQTFRRVLGRDLGEPEIINEGGLVCTIYQPGYGEGFMWLDQYKKKIGTYALPDFLFVSIVGQEYQLLNLDEFFPNCELIIGALMDK; encoded by the coding sequence ATGAACTTAACAACTCTTCTCAAGCAGGTAGACAAAGGGCTGTATAAACGGGAAGACACTGTTATATCCACTGAACTAGTTGATTTTTGTCTCTGGTATTCAGAAACTCAACCCAATCTTTACCCTCCAGATTGGCATCGTTGGTTAGGGTCTATTGTGATTGGCTGCTGTAGAACAGTTTTCTGGCAACAGCTAGATGTTTTGAATGTAACTCACAACTATTACTGCAATCGAAATAAAATAACCAACTTCAGATGTTTCGATCGTGATCATTTAGAGTCTTTACATCCGGTGGTGAATTGGTCACATGTCAAGCACGAGGATATTAGGACTTACTTTGAGGAGCGTTATTGCTGTGTTGCGGATACATACACAAATCTTAAACAGGTTGAAGAAAAATACCCTGATATTTCTGGAGATTTTCAGCAGCAAGCTGCTTTTTACTTATCAGTAGATGTTTCTGTTATTAACCAAGCTTGGGGTGATTTTCAGACCTTTCGTAGAGTTCTGGGAAGAGATTTAGGCGAACCTGAAATTATAAATGAAGGAGGTCTAGTCTGTACTATTTACCAACCAGGTTATGGTGAAGGGTTTATGTGGTTAGACCAATATAAAAAGAAAATCGGAACATATGCATTGCCCGATTTTCTTTTTGTCAGTATTGTTGGTCAAGAATATCAGCTATTGAACTTAGATGAGTTTTTTCCTAATTGCGAACTTATTATCGGGGCACTAATGGACAAGTAG
- a CDS encoding hypothetical protein (IMG reference gene:2510094281), whose translation MYLLFQERTPDGVAQDDDDTLATAIAPTVARGSVALYALSGTPTNYESAGFAIYAIAPRNVFELGTTKGSIFAGRGWAGAVRTTGSIDMIIPFRYGFYGLGAVLLGSKPILSPVGMRFQGTALWQNYKTGTKGGSRVVRRGTDISPTTTCSTARWWEDDLLGRSSQLRNKIDTFLDGETPPIIIKQRFPEAAPRGTMPKVPATCPLVPR comes from the coding sequence ATGTACCTCTTATTTCAGGAGAGAACTCCTGATGGTGTCGCTCAAGATGACGACGACACTCTTGCAACAGCTATTGCTCCTACAGTTGCTAGAGGCTCTGTAGCTCTGTATGCGTTAAGCGGTACTCCAACTAATTATGAATCAGCTGGATTTGCAATCTACGCGATAGCACCTAGAAATGTATTTGAATTAGGAACAACAAAAGGTAGCATCTTTGCTGGTAGAGGGTGGGCTGGTGCTGTCAGAACTACAGGCAGCATCGACATGATAATTCCTTTTAGGTATGGTTTTTATGGTCTAGGAGCAGTTTTGTTAGGAAGTAAGCCAATTCTAAGTCCTGTTGGGATGAGGTTTCAAGGAACAGCCTTATGGCAAAACTATAAGACGGGGACTAAAGGTGGAAGTCGAGTTGTGCGTCGTGGCACAGATATATCACCTACCACAACTTGTTCTACAGCACGCTGGTGGGAAGATGACCTATTAGGGCGGTCTAGTCAGTTGAGAAACAAGATTGATACTTTCTTAGATGGAGAGACACCTCCGATCATTATCAAGCAACGCTTTCCAGAAGCAGCTCCACGAGGGACTATGCCAAAAGTACCTGCTACTTGTCCATTAGTGCCCCGATAA
- a CDS encoding transposase, IS605 OrfB family, central region (IMG reference gene:2510094282~PFAM: Probable transposase~TIGRFAM: transposase, IS605 OrfB family, central region) has protein sequence MYRTIPLKAKFPDEEKAFWVDQCEHANSLINCAIYVTKQAHYASLQESENAFTTYWKGDELRYGWKTYHCKTTYPELDKILKDNPHYKAMAAQSAQQTLKTVGESITSYNGLVKKYYQGDVDRPSLPKYRKKGGLAAVTFPRQALTYKNGCFYPSISKETKPQLLTEITLHLPDFIDSDWVKEVTVRPYLGELWIDWVIDDGKEPIDVNPNLDYSQAWSFDHGGTNWLTGVSTRGKSLIIDGRKLKSMNQGYCRLVAKYKQGKSDFYWDSNLDRVQRKRNNQMRDATNKAARFIVNQCLNDKVGNLIIGWNDGQKNSSNMGKRGNQNFVVIPTGRLIERLKQLCPEYGIQLTITEEAYTSKVSYLDGDSLHKHGEKPNGWKPSGQRVKRGLYKSRDGHLINADCNGSANIMRKVATQLGLNLVEVGRASLTVPQRYDLFKRLNKSYRKRCEVRLIAAVATSV, from the coding sequence TTGTACAGAACAATACCGCTAAAAGCTAAATTCCCCGATGAAGAAAAAGCTTTTTGGGTTGACCAATGTGAACACGCTAACAGCTTGATTAATTGCGCCATATACGTGACAAAGCAAGCCCATTATGCAAGTTTGCAAGAATCCGAAAATGCTTTTACGACATACTGGAAAGGTGATGAATTGCGTTATGGGTGGAAAACCTACCATTGCAAAACTACTTACCCAGAGCTAGATAAAATTCTTAAAGACAACCCACATTACAAGGCAATGGCTGCACAGTCAGCACAACAAACGCTCAAGACTGTGGGAGAATCAATAACCAGTTACAACGGGTTGGTCAAAAAATATTATCAAGGTGATGTTGATAGACCATCTTTGCCTAAGTATCGTAAAAAGGGAGGTTTAGCAGCAGTAACATTTCCACGTCAAGCTTTGACCTACAAAAACGGTTGTTTTTACCCTTCAATAAGCAAGGAAACTAAACCACAGTTACTAACTGAAATCACTTTACACTTACCAGATTTCATTGACTCTGATTGGGTTAAAGAGGTGACAGTCAGACCTTATTTGGGTGAATTATGGATTGATTGGGTTATTGATGATGGCAAAGAACCAATCGATGTTAATCCTAATCTTGATTACTCCCAAGCTTGGAGTTTTGACCACGGCGGTACTAACTGGCTAACAGGTGTTTCAACTCGCGGTAAAAGCTTGATTATTGATGGCAGGAAACTTAAGTCAATGAATCAAGGATACTGCCGTCTGGTCGCTAAATACAAACAAGGGAAGTCAGATTTTTATTGGGATAGCAACTTAGACCGAGTACAGCGTAAACGTAATAATCAGATGCGGGATGCTACTAACAAAGCAGCAAGATTTATTGTTAATCAATGTCTTAATGATAAAGTTGGTAATCTGATTATTGGATGGAACGACGGTCAAAAGAATAGCTCCAATATGGGCAAGCGTGGAAATCAAAACTTTGTGGTCATACCTACAGGCAGATTGATTGAGCGCTTAAAACAACTTTGCCCAGAATACGGAATACAGTTAACAATTACTGAAGAAGCTTACACATCGAAAGTGTCTTACCTAGATGGCGACAGCCTCCATAAACACGGTGAAAAACCCAACGGATGGAAACCGTCAGGACAACGGGTAAAACGTGGATTGTATAAAAGTCGTGATGGTCACTTAATTAACGCTGATTGTAATGGAAGTGCCAACATCATGAGAAAAGTAGCCACACAGCTAGGATTAAACCTAGTCGAGGTGGGTAGGGCATCTTTGACAGTGCCACAGCGATATGACTTGTTTAAGAGGTTAAATAAATCATATCGTAAACGTTGCGAAGTGCGGCTTATAGCCGCCGTAGCAACATCAGTTTAG
- a CDS encoding hypothetical protein (IMG reference gene:2510094283), with protein MITLNEQDFQYIKKDVVKIHELSAQLCNGINGKNSQSGEELVYQIRLLHEYSLGLCGYIEHLEQEAGKSTNYELRVTIIDGEHEYDDAITFNCPNSALAEDYAKSIACTYLDGEDDDGNPIWTGTPFSNDNANTFCFEEGEDRLIKYRGFSLVSVKEADIAFDEKRLEYYQSVAYTPKQEVITSCTEQYR; from the coding sequence ATGATAACTCTAAACGAACAAGACTTTCAGTACATCAAGAAGGATGTTGTAAAAATACACGAGCTATCTGCACAACTGTGCAATGGTATCAATGGTAAAAATAGTCAATCTGGTGAAGAACTGGTCTATCAGATTAGATTACTCCATGAGTACAGCCTTGGACTGTGTGGCTACATAGAGCATCTAGAACAAGAAGCTGGCAAGTCAACTAACTACGAGCTTCGAGTCACAATAATTGATGGAGAGCACGAGTATGACGATGCAATTACATTTAACTGTCCAAACTCAGCTCTAGCTGAAGATTACGCCAAGTCGATCGCCTGCACTTATTTAGATGGCGAAGACGATGACGGAAATCCAATTTGGACTGGAACACCTTTTTCAAATGACAATGCTAATACCTTTTGTTTTGAAGAAGGTGAAGACCGTCTGATTAAATATAGAGGATTTAGCTTGGTTAGTGTAAAAGAAGCAGACATTGCGTTCGATGAAAAGAGACTGGAGTATTACCAGTCTGTTGCCTATACTCCTAAACAGGAGGTGATAACAAGTTGTACAGAACAATACCGCTAA
- a CDS encoding hypothetical protein (IMG reference gene:2510094284) has protein sequence MHIEKIGEVQISVKAIEEDTPVRGNAMASGDKIYDKKVEDKILKELRGGNQHPNAVLKATKKAGFTLLFNF, from the coding sequence ATGCACATTGAAAAAATTGGAGAAGTTCAGATTAGTGTAAAAGCCATCGAAGAAGATACACCTGTTCGCGGAAATGCAATGGCTTCCGGGGACAAAATTTACGACAAAAAAGTTGAAGACAAAATTCTAAAAGAGCTAAGAGGTGGAAACCAGCACCCGAATGCTGTTTTGAAGGCGACTAAGAAAGCAGGTTTCACCTTGCTGTTTAACTTCTAG
- a CDS encoding hypothetical protein (IMG reference gene:2510094285), whose amino-acid sequence MAKRAKTPSFVTDIPLVVSPSEARVLLARLEAGRQLYNACLGESVKRLGLYKQSKLYQFAKTLSKGKERTKAFQTAREFVGYTEYALHAYATEIRNGGGGWIAKHIDANTAQKLATRAFQATERVNFGKARKVRFKSKNQLDSLEGKTNTTGIRWRNEQVHWSGLVLNPLIDQNDPVILHGLNSPVKYVRLVRRKVRGQNLFYVQLINEGKPFQKPKHQMGEGVVGLDIGTSTIAIVGNEQAELKPFCDELANKDREVRRLQRKMERQRRANNPDNFEPNFVDAKGRKKKGKVKKGSKRWQHSKTYLKTRSSKAEIERQLTAHRKSLQNQLAHEVFSLGNVVKLEKLSYRAFQRMYGKSVGRRAPGMFVERLRRIAETAASATVFEFPTRETKLSQRCLCGRIHKKPLSMRVHRCECGIIAQRDLFSGFLGQFVDLETACFNATLANQVWGQGWDTILMKAWQQATTRYNQSSIGKPMVCQRSDNAASERVVSKALGEDFKTQDAVASCESLREKPIT is encoded by the coding sequence ATGGCAAAAAGAGCAAAAACACCCAGCTTTGTAACCGACATTCCTCTAGTGGTTAGTCCATCAGAGGCGCGAGTCTTGTTGGCTCGGTTAGAAGCTGGTCGTCAACTCTATAACGCCTGCCTGGGAGAATCGGTGAAGCGATTGGGACTCTACAAGCAATCGAAGCTGTACCAGTTTGCTAAGACCTTATCGAAAGGGAAAGAGCGAACCAAAGCCTTTCAGACCGCACGGGAATTTGTAGGTTATACCGAATATGCGCTCCATGCCTATGCAACCGAAATCCGCAATGGTGGAGGTGGATGGATTGCCAAACATATTGATGCCAACACCGCTCAGAAACTTGCAACTCGCGCATTTCAGGCAACAGAGCGAGTCAATTTCGGCAAAGCCAGGAAGGTTCGCTTCAAGAGCAAAAATCAGCTTGATAGCCTAGAAGGGAAGACCAACACAACCGGAATTCGTTGGAGGAATGAGCAAGTCCATTGGTCGGGACTGGTTCTGAATCCACTGATTGATCAGAATGATCCGGTCATCCTGCACGGGCTAAATAGTCCAGTTAAATACGTTCGTCTGGTGCGTCGTAAGGTCAGAGGACAAAACCTGTTTTACGTACAACTCATCAACGAAGGGAAGCCTTTTCAGAAGCCCAAGCATCAAATGGGAGAAGGCGTTGTCGGACTGGACATCGGCACATCCACCATTGCGATTGTTGGCAATGAGCAAGCCGAATTAAAACCGTTCTGCGATGAACTGGCGAACAAGGATAGAGAGGTTCGACGATTGCAGCGCAAAATGGAGCGGCAACGCAGAGCCAACAACCCAGACAACTTTGAACCTAATTTTGTCGATGCTAAGGGGCGTAAGAAGAAAGGGAAAGTCAAGAAAGGTTCAAAGCGTTGGCAGCACTCCAAGACCTATCTCAAAACCCGCTCCTCGAAGGCAGAGATTGAGCGTCAACTGACGGCACATCGAAAAAGTTTGCAAAATCAACTCGCCCATGAAGTGTTCAGTTTGGGCAATGTGGTGAAGCTAGAAAAGCTTTCGTACAGAGCCTTCCAAAGGATGTACGGAAAGTCGGTGGGCAGACGTGCCCCCGGTATGTTTGTTGAGCGGTTGCGACGGATAGCTGAAACTGCTGCGTCAGCCACTGTATTTGAGTTTCCAACCAGGGAAACCAAGCTATCTCAACGTTGTCTCTGTGGTCGAATCCACAAAAAGCCGCTCTCAATGCGAGTGCATCGCTGTGAGTGCGGCATTATTGCCCAACGGGATCTGTTTAGCGGATTCTTGGGTCAATTTGTGGATCTTGAAACCGCCTGTTTCAATGCGACTCTAGCCAATCAAGTCTGGGGTCAAGGTTGGGACACCATCCTGATGAAGGCTTGGCAACAGGCGACCACGCGCTATAACCAATCTTCAATCGGCAAACCGATGGTTTGTCAACGTAGTGACAACGCTGCGTCGGAGAGGGTCGTCTCGAAAGCTTTAGGGGAAGATTTTAAGACCCAGGATGCTGTAGCTTCGTGCGAGAGCCTGAGGGAGAAACCGATAACCTAA
- a CDS encoding hypothetical protein (IMG reference gene:2510094286), which translates to MNVIRRNKRGDLIAVFPSPMTQDRWQQLVFLGKLSRRFEIQLPNGYRLKYGQHLNVLKQNPKNFGQYDRIAYNRYFSDSFPG; encoded by the coding sequence ATGAATGTGATTCGGCGCAACAAACGAGGTGATTTAATTGCCGTATTCCCCAGCCCGATGACACAGGATAGGTGGCAACAACTTGTATTTTTAGGCAAGCTTTCTCGGCGGTTTGAGATTCAACTGCCAAACGGGTACAGGCTGAAGTACGGTCAGCATCTCAACGTCCTGAAACAGAATCCCAAAAACTTTGGGCAGTATGATCGCATCGCTTATAACCGCTACTTTTCAGATTCTTTCCCTGGATAG
- a CDS encoding hypothetical protein (IMG reference gene:2510094287): MGKKKQKFSDAWVNQTTLGKQFGLSAVAIGKKLKELGLRSEDGKPTEQALSEEFCKSTPLKDGTPFFRWNKQKVTGLMQASGHQKLDPQEVKTRELADDWIRINKQFQEAVYGIEEEMCIEESKEVKKEAKRRGLIDRVNVMLRERKFEGEMISE, encoded by the coding sequence ATGGGCAAAAAGAAACAGAAATTTTCAGATGCCTGGGTCAATCAAACCACGCTCGGAAAGCAGTTTGGACTGTCGGCTGTGGCAATTGGAAAGAAGCTGAAAGAGTTGGGATTACGCTCTGAGGATGGCAAGCCCACTGAGCAAGCTTTATCTGAGGAGTTCTGCAAGTCAACTCCGCTCAAAGATGGGACTCCGTTTTTCAGGTGGAACAAGCAAAAGGTTACTGGTTTGATGCAGGCATCTGGACATCAAAAACTTGATCCGCAAGAAGTCAAAACGCGAGAACTAGCAGATGACTGGATACGCATCAACAAGCAGTTTCAAGAAGCGGTCTATGGGATTGAAGAGGAAATGTGCATCGAAGAGTCTAAAGAGGTTAAGAAAGAAGCAAAACGTAGAGGCTTAATTGACCGGGTAAACGTGATGTTGCGTGAGCGCAAGTTTGAAGGGGAGATGATCAGCGAATGA
- a CDS encoding Ribbon-helix-helix protein, copG family (IMG reference gene:2510094288~PFAM: Ribbon-helix-helix protein, copG family), whose product MYSALYSDMARTNTLPIRLTDLELAKLKAEAERQDISMSEVIRAWINVLPEPDGKRR is encoded by the coding sequence ATGTATAGCGCATTGTATAGCGATATGGCAAGAACAAATACACTACCAATTCGATTAACAGACTTGGAGTTAGCAAAGCTAAAGGCTGAGGCAGAACGACAAGACATCTCAATGTCAGAAGTGATTAGAGCCTGGATTAACGTCTTGCCTGAACCAGACGGGAAACGTCGATAA